One genomic window of Comamonas serinivorans includes the following:
- a CDS encoding class I SAM-dependent methyltransferase: MLDDYAARAPEYDLVYAKPERQSDWRAIEAWLPPVLGQGSVLEVACGTGYWTRCFAPHVREVLAFDANPATLALARQRVPQASVQFVQGDAYALPALPTLPTCPFDACFAGFWWSHVPRSRLPGFLRGLHATLRPGARVVFLDNRWVAGSSTPLADTDAEGNTFQCRRLSDGTTHRVLKTFPTPDEVRAQVHGMASDVQLDTWPHDWALAYRVN; the protein is encoded by the coding sequence ATGTTGGACGACTACGCCGCCCGCGCCCCTGAATACGATCTGGTGTATGCCAAACCCGAACGCCAGAGCGATTGGCGTGCCATCGAAGCCTGGCTGCCCCCGGTGCTGGGCCAGGGCTCGGTGCTGGAGGTGGCCTGTGGCACCGGCTACTGGACGCGGTGCTTCGCCCCGCACGTGCGCGAGGTGCTGGCCTTCGATGCCAACCCGGCCACCCTGGCCCTGGCGCGCCAACGCGTGCCGCAGGCCTCGGTGCAGTTCGTTCAGGGTGACGCCTATGCGTTGCCGGCCCTACCCACCTTGCCGACCTGCCCGTTCGACGCCTGCTTCGCCGGCTTCTGGTGGTCGCACGTGCCGCGCTCTCGTCTGCCCGGCTTCCTGCGGGGCCTGCATGCCACGCTGCGGCCCGGTGCACGCGTCGTCTTCCTCGACAACCGCTGGGTGGCGGGCAGCAGCACGCCACTGGCCGACACCGATGCCGAAGGCAACACCTTCCAGTGCCGTCGCCTGAGCGATGGCACCACTCACCGTGTACTCAAAACCTTTCCCACACCCGATGAGGTGCGCGCGCAGGTGCACGGCATGGCCAGCGACGTGCAGCTTGACACGTGGCCGCACGACTGGGCCCTCGCGTACCGCGTGAACTGA
- a CDS encoding UvrD-helicase domain-containing protein encodes MTFDLFSSPEPTPSPAPSPLLDGLNAEQAAAVTLPDAHALILAGAGSGKTRVLTTRIAWLLHMGRVSPGGILAVTFTNKAAREMQARLGAMLPLNIRGMWMGTFHGLCNRMLRAHHQAAQLPATFQILDMQDQQSAIKRLIKQFGVDEERFPPKQVMWFINGCKEEGMRPGDVSVRDEESRKKVELYQLYQDQCQREGVVDFAELLLRSYELLRDHAPIRDHYQRRFRHILVDEFQDTNRLQYLWLKQLAGTGSSVFAVGDDDQSIYAFRGARVGNMADFVREFDVQHQIKLEENYRSHGHILDSANALIAHNTQRLGKNLRTAQGAGEPVRVFEAPSDLAEAAWLVDEMKHLSRDDGVPLHEIAVLYRSNAQSRVIETALAQSGLAYRVYGGLRFFERAEIKHALAYLRLLETPSDDTSFLRVVNFPARGIGARSIEALQTQARALGLPLYTAAKGMTGRAGTLLQSFVALIEVMREQAQGLSLREVVDLMLEQSGLVEHYRGERDGGDRIENLQELASAAEAFVRLEGFHTDQAALPTTSEGVTLTQGLASQGLSGDALDQAMLESRDAPGGQPAPDYVDLDTGETLSPLAAFLTHAALEAGDNQAQAGQDAVQLMTVHASKGLEFDVVFITGLEEGLFPHENSAADTAGLEEERRLMYVAITRARQRLYLSHTQTRLLHGQSRYNFRSRFLDEVPSECVQWLTPKSGGFGSGVGASLAHGGQYGRMPAWSKDSGFGRSASNAYPGQPAWSAPNLTNAPLERPPVQTSAGQALRAGMQVFHNKFGEGKVLAVEGSGTDGKAQVSFTRHGTKWLSLAVAKLTVVET; translated from the coding sequence ATGACCTTTGACCTGTTTTCATCGCCGGAACCCACGCCGTCTCCGGCGCCATCGCCTCTGCTGGATGGGCTGAACGCCGAGCAGGCCGCCGCCGTCACCTTGCCCGATGCGCACGCGCTGATTTTGGCCGGCGCCGGTTCGGGCAAGACGCGCGTGCTGACCACGCGCATCGCCTGGCTGCTGCACATGGGCCGCGTGTCGCCAGGCGGCATCCTGGCCGTCACCTTCACCAACAAGGCCGCGCGCGAGATGCAGGCGCGCCTGGGGGCCATGCTGCCGCTCAACATCCGCGGCATGTGGATGGGGACCTTCCACGGCTTGTGCAACCGCATGCTGCGCGCGCACCACCAGGCCGCGCAGCTGCCGGCCACGTTCCAGATCCTGGACATGCAGGACCAGCAGTCGGCCATCAAGCGGCTGATCAAGCAGTTTGGGGTCGATGAGGAGCGCTTTCCGCCCAAGCAGGTGATGTGGTTCATCAACGGCTGCAAGGAGGAGGGCATGCGGCCGGGCGATGTGTCCGTGCGCGACGAGGAGTCGCGCAAGAAGGTCGAGCTCTACCAGCTGTACCAGGACCAGTGTCAGCGCGAGGGCGTGGTGGACTTCGCCGAGCTGCTGCTGCGCAGCTACGAGCTGCTGCGCGACCACGCGCCGATCCGCGACCATTACCAGCGTCGGTTCCGCCACATCCTGGTCGACGAGTTTCAGGACACCAACCGCCTGCAGTACCTCTGGCTCAAGCAGCTGGCGGGCACGGGCAGCAGCGTGTTCGCCGTGGGTGACGACGACCAGAGCATCTACGCCTTTCGCGGCGCGCGCGTGGGCAACATGGCCGACTTCGTGCGTGAGTTCGACGTGCAGCACCAGATCAAGCTGGAGGAGAACTACCGCAGCCATGGCCACATCCTGGACTCGGCCAATGCGCTGATCGCCCACAACACCCAGCGCCTGGGCAAGAACCTGCGCACGGCGCAGGGCGCGGGCGAGCCCGTGCGCGTGTTCGAGGCGCCCAGCGACCTGGCCGAGGCGGCCTGGCTGGTGGACGAGATGAAGCACCTGTCGCGCGACGATGGCGTGCCCTTGCACGAGATCGCCGTGCTTTACCGCAGCAACGCGCAAAGCCGTGTCATCGAAACGGCGCTGGCGCAATCGGGGCTGGCCTATCGCGTGTACGGGGGCTTGCGCTTTTTCGAGCGGGCCGAGATCAAGCACGCGCTGGCCTACCTGCGTTTGCTGGAAACGCCGAGCGACGACACCAGTTTTTTGCGCGTGGTGAACTTTCCGGCGCGCGGCATCGGTGCACGCAGCATCGAGGCCCTGCAGACGCAGGCGCGGGCGCTGGGGCTGCCGCTGTACACGGCGGCCAAGGGCATGACCGGCCGGGCCGGAACGCTGCTGCAGTCGTTCGTGGCCTTGATCGAGGTCATGCGCGAGCAGGCGCAGGGCCTGTCCCTGCGCGAGGTGGTGGACCTGATGCTGGAGCAGAGCGGCCTGGTCGAGCACTACCGCGGCGAGCGCGATGGCGGCGACCGGATCGAGAACCTGCAGGAGTTGGCGTCGGCGGCCGAGGCGTTTGTGCGGCTGGAAGGCTTCCACACCGACCAGGCGGCGCTGCCGACCACGTCCGAGGGTGTGACCCTGACGCAGGGCCTGGCCAGCCAGGGCCTCAGCGGCGACGCGTTGGATCAAGCGATGCTGGAATCGCGCGATGCGCCGGGCGGCCAACCCGCGCCCGACTACGTCGACCTGGACACCGGCGAGACGCTGTCGCCGCTGGCCGCGTTTTTGACGCATGCCGCGCTGGAAGCTGGTGACAACCAGGCGCAGGCGGGGCAGGACGCGGTGCAGCTGATGACCGTGCATGCCAGCAAGGGGCTGGAGTTCGACGTGGTGTTCATCACGGGGCTGGAAGAGGGGCTGTTTCCGCATGAAAACAGTGCCGCCGACACGGCGGGGCTGGAAGAGGAGCGGCGCCTGATGTACGTCGCCATCACGCGTGCACGCCAACGGCTGTACCTGTCGCACACCCAGACGCGTTTGCTGCATGGCCAGTCGCGCTACAACTTCCGCAGCCGCTTCCTCGACGAAGTGCCCAGCGAATGCGTGCAGTGGCTCACCCCCAAGAGCGGCGGGTTCGGGTCGGGCGTGGGCGCCAGCCTGGCGCATGGCGGCCAGTACGGGCGCATGCCGGCCTGGAGCAAAGACAGCGGTTTCGGGCGCAGCGCCTCGAATGCCTACCCGGGCCAGCCGGCCTGGAGCGCCCCCAACCTGACGAATGCCCCCCTGGAACGCCCGCCGGTGCAGACCAGCGCCGGGCAGGCGCTGCGCGCGGGCATGCAGGTGTTCCACAACAAGTTTGGCGAAGGCAAGGTGCTGGCGGTGGAGGGCAGCGGCACCGATGGCAAAGCGCAGGTCAGCTTCACGCGCCATGGCACCAAATGGCTGTCGCTGGCCGTGGCCAAGTTGACGGTGGTGGAGACCTGA
- a CDS encoding efflux transporter outer membrane subunit, translated as MNKPPVWPLADVPVNEKGRYPGHRLNLTPRQPARAALAALCASVALLAGCSLTPPLADVAPALNTSWKSAQPEPGFTSTEQAGRWAQGEWWALFDDPTLNGLVQRANAANQNVALAVANVAQAQAALASQRASLFPTLGATVSTSRSGGDERSTSNAAAVGLNASWAPDLWGRLKESVRAQQANVQASEADLAAARLSVQGSLVNAYLALREADVELSLLDDTIAGYERSAAITQNRYDVGTAARTDALQAQATLASARASRVALQRTRTGYENAMALLLGVVPADFTLPSAEWRQTLPSVPVQLPSLLLLRRPDVAAAERAVVAANAQIGVARAAYFPDFSLSAGLDGSASNLSRLVSAPALAWSLGLSLAQSIFDGGSRSAQVDAARASYDAAVARYRQSALTAVGEVEDQLLALNTLAEQTEQTRQSADIAQRVEQQMLNRYQAGLSDYTEVVSAQASAISARRSVLQLQLQRQQAVVALIQAVGGGWQADWAAN; from the coding sequence ATGAACAAACCCCCTGTATGGCCGTTGGCCGATGTCCCCGTTAACGAAAAGGGTCGATACCCCGGTCATCGGCTAAACCTCACACCCCGTCAGCCGGCCCGCGCCGCCCTGGCCGCGCTGTGCGCCAGCGTGGCGCTGCTGGCGGGCTGCAGCCTCACGCCTCCGCTGGCTGACGTGGCGCCCGCCCTCAACACGTCGTGGAAATCGGCCCAGCCCGAGCCCGGTTTCACCTCGACCGAACAGGCCGGGCGCTGGGCCCAGGGCGAGTGGTGGGCCCTGTTCGACGACCCCACGCTGAACGGACTGGTGCAGCGGGCCAACGCCGCCAACCAGAACGTGGCCCTGGCCGTGGCCAATGTGGCCCAGGCGCAGGCGGCGCTGGCCAGCCAGCGGGCCAGCCTGTTCCCGACGCTGGGCGCCACCGTGTCCACCTCGCGCAGCGGTGGCGACGAACGTTCGACCAGCAATGCGGCGGCCGTGGGCCTGAACGCCAGCTGGGCTCCGGATCTCTGGGGCCGGCTGAAGGAGTCCGTGCGGGCCCAGCAGGCGAATGTGCAGGCCAGCGAAGCCGACCTGGCGGCGGCGCGCCTGTCGGTGCAAGGGTCGTTGGTGAACGCTTACCTGGCCCTGCGCGAAGCCGATGTCGAGCTGAGCCTGCTGGACGACACCATCGCCGGCTACGAGCGCAGCGCGGCCATCACGCAAAACCGCTACGACGTGGGCACGGCGGCGCGCACCGATGCGCTGCAGGCGCAGGCCACACTGGCCAGCGCGCGCGCCAGCCGCGTGGCGCTGCAGCGCACGCGCACCGGCTACGAGAACGCCATGGCGCTGCTGCTGGGGGTGGTGCCGGCCGATTTCACGCTGCCCTCCGCCGAATGGCGCCAGACGCTGCCGTCCGTGCCGGTGCAGCTGCCGTCGCTGTTGCTGCTGCGCCGGCCCGATGTGGCGGCGGCAGAGCGCGCCGTGGTGGCCGCCAACGCCCAGATCGGCGTGGCGCGGGCGGCGTACTTCCCCGATTTTTCACTCAGCGCCGGCCTGGACGGCAGTGCCAGCAACCTGTCGCGCCTGGTGTCGGCGCCCGCGCTGGCGTGGTCGCTGGGCCTGTCGCTGGCGCAGTCGATCTTCGACGGGGGCTCGCGCTCGGCCCAGGTCGATGCCGCGCGCGCCAGCTACGACGCCGCCGTGGCGCGCTACCGCCAGTCGGCCCTGACGGCCGTCGGCGAGGTCGAAGACCAGCTGCTGGCGTTGAACACCCTAGCCGAGCAGACCGAGCAGACGCGTCAAAGCGCCGACATCGCCCAGCGCGTGGAGCAGCAGATGCTCAACCGTTACCAGGCCGGCCTGTCGGACTACACCGAGGTGGTGAGCGCCCAGGCCAGCGCCATCAGCGCGCGCCGCTCGGTGCTGCAGCTGCAGCTGCAGCGCCAGCAGGCCGTGGTGGCGCTGATCCAGGCCGTGGGCGGTGGCTGGCAGGCGGACTGGGCAGCGAACTAG
- a CDS encoding SDR family oxidoreductase gives MADHSIRGKVALIAGGGKNLGGLIARDLAQQGAKAVAIHYNSASSKAEADATVAAVQQAGAKAVAIQGELTQAGAMAKLFEQAIAAVGRPDIAINTVGKVLKKPLVDISEAEYDEMTAVNSKAAFFFLKEAGKHVNDNGKVCTLVTSLLGAFTPFYAAYAGTKAPVEHFTRAAAKEFGARGISVTAVGPGPMDTGFFYPAESAEAQAYHKTAAALSGFTPTGLTHIEDVVPFIRHLVSDGWWITGQTLLINGGYTTK, from the coding sequence ATGGCAGATCATTCCATCCGGGGCAAAGTCGCACTCATCGCCGGTGGCGGTAAAAATTTGGGCGGCTTGATCGCTCGTGATTTGGCACAGCAAGGCGCCAAGGCCGTGGCCATTCACTACAACAGTGCGTCCAGCAAAGCTGAGGCGGATGCCACGGTGGCGGCTGTTCAGCAAGCAGGCGCCAAAGCCGTGGCCATTCAGGGCGAGCTGACCCAGGCTGGGGCGATGGCAAAGCTGTTTGAGCAAGCCATTGCCGCTGTGGGGCGTCCCGACATCGCCATCAACACGGTGGGTAAAGTGCTCAAGAAGCCTTTGGTGGACATCAGCGAGGCTGAATATGACGAAATGACCGCTGTCAATTCCAAAGCGGCTTTCTTTTTCTTGAAAGAAGCCGGCAAACACGTGAATGACAATGGCAAGGTCTGCACCTTGGTCACCTCGCTGCTGGGGGCGTTCACGCCGTTTTATGCCGCCTACGCAGGGACCAAGGCGCCCGTGGAACATTTCACACGCGCGGCAGCCAAGGAGTTTGGGGCGCGTGGTATCTCGGTCACGGCCGTAGGCCCTGGCCCCATGGACACGGGCTTCTTTTACCCGGCCGAAAGTGCCGAGGCTCAGGCTTATCACAAAACAGCCGCAGCGCTCTCGGGCTTCACACCCACAGGCCTGACGCACATCGAAGATGTGGTGCCCTTCATTCGCCACTTGGTCAGCGACGGGTGGTGGATCACCGGGCAGACGCTGCTGATCAATGGCGGCTATACCACCAAGTAG
- a CDS encoding efflux RND transporter permease subunit: MNLARPFIERPIATLLLTIGLAIAGIGAFFALPVARLPSVDFPVIVVSASMPGASPADMARSVATPLERYLGVISGVNEMTSNSSTGSTSVVLQFDLGRDIDSAARDVQAAINAARTDLPTNLRAMPTWRKMNPAGMPFLTFALTSPTRTPGQIYDEVNNVLSQRLLQVDGVGDVTIGGGSQPAVRIELNPFALNDLGVSGEDVRAAIQANNANRPKGVIEIGGTDDGRALQVMTPAPGLKAADYRDLIVVSRANGQVRLSDVARVTDGVQDSRTLGLFNGQPAVIVNITQAPNANLIATTDAIYALLPSLRAQLPADVSLSVTTDRTESVRASLHEVEITLVVAIALVVLVVGLFLRNLRAAVIPAVATVVSLLGTFAVMYALGYSLNNITLMALTVATGFVVDDAIVVLENVARHMEAGMSRRKAALIGAREVGFTVLSISLSLVAVFIPLLFMGGQTGPLFQAFAVSLSAAVMISLVISLTTTPMLCALLLKLGHRQLLVTPEGRLSWRQRLGVAWHRIRHGVPTGHGVIERGYARVLDWALAMPWLVVALLVVTVGLNVYLFAHITKGYFPEQDNGQLMGGLRADQSISATAMNAKLTEAIKIIHADPDVESVVGFSGGRSSGSAFLSATLKPLGQGRTVPTRDVVNRLRPQLSKITGLQVFLNPVQELRAGGRSSNSTYQYTLKSDNQATLDTWGQRLMDQMATDARLTDVDGGRPENNVETFVKVDRDLANQLGVSPSDINSALYNAFGQRSVATMYADLNQYSVIMEWQQRYAQSPLALKDVYVPAQFEVNTTTDDDDRVSANPGQANASTGQALSSTRTPMVPLSAFASFSERPAPNSVRHDGGELSVTLSFNLADGVSLEQGRQAVQDAENAIGMPNSVRGAFAGIAGQAQSDQSNQVVLIVAALVVVYIVLGILYESLIHPITVLTTLPSAGVGALLALLALGMAFDIMALIGLFLLIGIVKKNAIMIIDFALDAERARGLTAVQAVKEACMLRFRPIVMTTLAAGLGALPLAIGFGQGFELRQPLGVTIVGGLIVSQVLTLVTTPVVYVLMDKLRRKADERHLARDLAADPADAGAAADVHPRPAA; this comes from the coding sequence ATGAACCTGGCCCGGCCCTTCATCGAACGGCCCATCGCCACGCTGCTGCTGACGATTGGCCTGGCCATTGCGGGCATTGGCGCGTTCTTCGCGCTGCCGGTGGCGCGCCTGCCGTCGGTCGATTTTCCCGTCATCGTGGTCAGCGCCAGCATGCCGGGTGCCAGCCCGGCCGACATGGCCCGCAGCGTGGCGACGCCGCTGGAGCGCTACCTCGGCGTCATCTCGGGGGTCAACGAAATGACCTCGAACAGCTCCACGGGCTCGACCAGCGTGGTGCTGCAGTTCGACCTGGGACGCGACATCGACTCGGCGGCGCGGGACGTGCAGGCGGCCATCAATGCCGCGCGCACCGACCTGCCGACCAACCTGCGCGCCATGCCGACCTGGCGCAAGATGAACCCGGCCGGCATGCCGTTCCTCACCTTCGCGCTGACCTCGCCCACGCGCACGCCGGGCCAGATCTACGACGAGGTCAACAACGTGCTGAGCCAGCGCCTGCTGCAGGTCGACGGCGTGGGCGACGTGACGATTGGCGGTGGGTCGCAGCCGGCGGTGCGCATCGAGCTGAACCCGTTCGCGCTCAACGACCTGGGCGTGTCCGGCGAGGACGTGCGGGCCGCGATTCAGGCCAACAACGCCAACCGGCCCAAGGGGGTGATCGAGATCGGGGGCACGGACGACGGGCGCGCCCTGCAGGTGATGACGCCGGCCCCGGGCCTGAAGGCGGCCGACTACCGCGACCTGATCGTGGTGTCGCGGGCCAACGGCCAGGTGCGCTTGTCCGACGTGGCCCGCGTGACCGATGGCGTGCAGGACAGCCGCACCCTGGGCCTGTTCAACGGCCAGCCGGCCGTGATCGTCAACATCACGCAGGCCCCGAACGCCAACCTCATCGCCACCACCGACGCCATCTACGCGCTGTTGCCCTCGCTGCGCGCGCAGCTGCCGGCGGACGTGAGCCTGTCGGTGACCACCGACCGCACCGAGTCCGTGCGCGCCTCGCTGCACGAGGTCGAGATCACGCTCGTCGTGGCCATCGCGCTGGTGGTGCTGGTGGTGGGGCTGTTCCTGCGCAACCTGCGCGCGGCCGTCATCCCGGCCGTGGCCACGGTGGTGTCGTTGCTGGGCACGTTTGCCGTGATGTACGCGCTGGGCTACTCGCTCAACAACATCACCTTGATGGCGCTGACGGTGGCGACCGGCTTCGTGGTCGACGACGCCATCGTGGTGCTGGAAAACGTGGCGCGCCACATGGAGGCCGGCATGTCGCGCCGCAAGGCGGCCTTGATCGGCGCCCGCGAGGTGGGCTTCACCGTGCTGTCCATCAGCCTGTCGCTGGTGGCGGTGTTCATCCCGCTGCTGTTCATGGGCGGGCAGACCGGGCCGCTGTTCCAGGCCTTTGCCGTGTCGCTCTCGGCGGCGGTGATGATCTCGCTGGTCATCTCGTTGACGACCACGCCCATGTTGTGCGCCTTGCTGCTCAAGCTGGGCCACCGGCAGCTGCTGGTGACGCCGGAGGGGCGCCTGAGCTGGCGCCAGCGGCTGGGCGTGGCCTGGCACCGCATCCGCCACGGCGTGCCCACGGGCCACGGGGTGATCGAGCGGGGCTACGCGCGCGTGCTCGACTGGGCCCTGGCCATGCCGTGGCTGGTGGTGGCCCTCCTCGTCGTGACGGTGGGGCTCAACGTGTACCTGTTCGCGCACATCACCAAAGGCTACTTTCCCGAGCAGGACAACGGCCAGCTCATGGGGGGCCTGCGGGCCGACCAGAGCATTTCGGCCACGGCCATGAACGCCAAGCTGACCGAGGCCATCAAGATCATCCATGCCGACCCCGACGTGGAATCGGTGGTGGGCTTCAGCGGTGGCCGCTCCAGCGGCAGCGCTTTCCTCTCGGCCACGCTCAAGCCGCTGGGCCAGGGCCGCACCGTGCCGACGCGGGATGTGGTCAACCGCCTGCGCCCCCAGCTGAGCAAGATCACCGGCTTGCAGGTGTTCTTGAACCCGGTGCAGGAGTTGCGCGCGGGCGGACGCAGTTCCAACTCCACCTACCAGTACACACTCAAGAGCGACAACCAGGCCACGCTGGACACCTGGGGCCAGCGGCTGATGGACCAGATGGCGACGGACGCGCGCCTGACCGATGTGGACGGCGGCCGGCCCGAAAACAACGTGGAGACCTTCGTCAAGGTGGACCGCGACCTGGCCAACCAGCTCGGCGTCTCGCCCTCCGACATCAACAGCGCGCTCTACAACGCGTTTGGCCAGCGTTCGGTGGCCACCATGTATGCCGACTTGAACCAGTACTCGGTCATCATGGAGTGGCAGCAGCGCTACGCCCAATCGCCGCTGGCGCTCAAGGACGTGTACGTGCCGGCGCAGTTCGAGGTCAACACCACCACGGACGACGACGATCGGGTGTCGGCCAACCCGGGTCAGGCCAACGCCTCCACGGGGCAGGCGCTGTCCAGCACGCGCACCCCCATGGTGCCGCTGTCGGCCTTCGCCAGCTTTTCGGAGCGGCCCGCGCCCAACAGCGTGCGCCACGACGGCGGCGAGCTGTCGGTCACGCTGTCGTTCAACCTGGCCGACGGCGTGTCGCTGGAGCAGGGCCGCCAGGCCGTGCAGGACGCGGAAAACGCCATCGGCATGCCCAACAGCGTGCGCGGCGCCTTCGCCGGCATCGCGGGGCAGGCCCAGTCCGACCAGTCGAACCAGGTGGTGCTCATCGTGGCGGCCCTGGTCGTGGTCTACATCGTGCTGGGCATCCTCTACGAATCGCTGATCCACCCCATCACCGTGCTCACCACCTTGCCGTCGGCCGGGGTGGGCGCCTTGCTGGCCTTGCTGGCCCTGGGCATGGCGTTCGACATCATGGCGCTGATCGGCCTGTTCCTGCTGATCGGCATCGTGAAGAAGAACGCGATCATGATCATCGACTTCGCGCTCGACGCCGAGCGCGCGCGCGGGCTGACGGCGGTGCAGGCCGTGAAAGAGGCCTGCATGCTGCGCTTTCGCCCCATCGTCATGACCACGCTGGCCGCCGGCCTGGGCGCCTTGCCCCTGGCCATCGGCTTTGGCCAGGGCTTCGAGCTGCGCCAGCCGCTGGGCGTGACCATCGTGGGCGGCCTCATCGTCAGCCAGGTGCTGACCCTGGTCACCACGCCCGTGGTTTATGTGCTGATGGACAAGCTGCGTCGCAAGGCGGACGAACGGCACCTGGCCCGGGATCTGGCGGCCGACCCCGCCGACGCCGGGGCCGCCGCCGATGTCCATCCCCGGCCCGCTGCCTGA
- a CDS encoding histidine kinase, whose amino-acid sequence MRDSGNSSSNSAVIGSGNSANRNINGAFATGGSGGAGGAGGLGGSGGAGGYGGSGGAGGSGYGGAGGSSSANSGGNTLTGGPQTQANSMTVNGDTVMYEAQARNPVATAYAAPLAASNGTCMGSTSAGAQGVSFGISFGSTWTDPSCDMRYDAEALRAAGLPGAARARLCQKAEIAKAMEAAGTPCPGTHVATALPADAQPVATDTQAAQQYTDPIIRARLGLPPLR is encoded by the coding sequence GTGCGAGATTCCGGCAACTCCTCGTCCAACTCCGCCGTCATCGGTTCCGGCAACAGCGCCAACCGCAACATCAACGGGGCCTTCGCAACCGGTGGATCCGGCGGCGCGGGCGGTGCGGGCGGCCTGGGAGGATCCGGTGGCGCAGGCGGCTACGGCGGATCCGGCGGTGCAGGCGGCAGCGGCTACGGGGGTGCCGGTGGCTCATCGTCTGCCAACAGTGGTGGCAACACCCTGACCGGCGGTCCACAAACGCAGGCCAACAGCATGACGGTGAACGGCGACACCGTGATGTACGAGGCGCAGGCGCGCAACCCCGTCGCCACCGCCTACGCGGCGCCCTTGGCCGCCAGCAACGGCACCTGCATGGGCTCAACCAGCGCGGGGGCCCAGGGCGTGTCCTTCGGCATTTCGTTTGGCTCCACCTGGACAGATCCGAGCTGCGACATGCGCTACGACGCCGAAGCCCTGCGCGCCGCAGGTCTCCCCGGGGCTGCGCGGGCACGCTTGTGCCAAAAGGCTGAAATCGCCAAGGCGATGGAAGCGGCTGGCACGCCCTGCCCCGGCACCCATGTTGCGACCGCGCTGCCGGCCGATGCCCAACCCGTGGCAACCGACACGCAAGCCGCGCAGCAGTACACGGATCCCATCATCCGTGCGCGGCTGGGCCTGCCACCACTGCGATGA